A stretch of DNA from Rathayibacter sp. VKM Ac-2762:
TCGCCGACATCGCCGCCCGGCTCCTCGCGCTCGGCGCCGAGGACACGGACCTCGGCTGGGTCGGCGCGGTCGCCGCCGTGACGAACCTCGCCGTCGCGGAGCTGCCCGACGAGGCGCTGCGCGAGATCTGGGCGCCCGGACGCGCGCCGCTGGTCTGCGGGACCCTCGCTCCGCAGGGGACCGGCGAGCGGATCGGCGGGGGCTTCCGCGTCCGGGCGGTCTCCTCGCCCGCGAGCGGACTGCCCTGGGCCGACTGGGTCATGGCGACGGTCCTCGACGCCGGCGCCGGTGAGCCGGTGCGCGTGCTGGTCCCCGTCGACGAGGTGCGCACCGAGGCGACCTGGGACGCGTTCGGACTGCGGGGCACGGGCGGCGACTCCGCCTTCCTCGACGACGTGACCGTGCCCCTCCGCCGCACCCGGATCCTCCGTCCGGATCCTGCCGCGGCACCGCTGACCTACTTCGCCACGCTGTTCTTCGCCGCCCCCCTGATCGGCACCGTGACCGCCGCGGCCGAGAGGGTGGCGGCGGAGGCGGCGGACGGATCGGCGCGCTGGGACCGCGGCGACGTCCGCGCCTCGGTGAGCTCCGCGATGCTGCGGGTCGCGCGGGCGAACGCCCTCTACTCCGCCGCGGTGGCAGGGCTCGGCACCCGCGCCGCGGTCGACGCGCAGTCCGCGCTGGACCGCGCCACGGCGGCCGACCTGGCCGTGCAGGCCGTCGCGGAGGCGGAGGGCGCGCTGCCGCTGCTCGTGAACGGCAGCGGCGCGGCGGCACTGCGCACCGGCCACCCGCTCGCGCGAGCACTCCAGGACGTGGGGGCCGGGGCGCGCCACACCGCGCTGTCGCCGACCAAGTCGGCGCTCGCGCACCTCGACGCCGTCTTCGGGAGCGCCCGCCGATGACCCCCGGAGCGCTCGAGGACCCCGAGGGTCCCGATCGGATCGCGCCGGAGCGGCGGGCGCTGCTCCAGCGGATGGTGCGCGTCGCCGGCGAGCGCGGCGGCCGTCTGGCGCTCGTCGGCGAGCCCGGCGTGGGCAAGACGACGATGCTCGAGGCCCTCGCCCGCCGCGTCCGCCACGACCGGGTCGTGCTGCTGATCCGCTTCGACGAGGGGGCCGTCGGTCCCTTCGCCGCGGTGAGGTCCCTCCTCCGCCTCGTGCCCGACCGCCTGCACCGCGCTCTGCCGAGCGGGTACCGCGCCGTCCTGGAGCGGCTCCTCGTCGTCGATCCCCCCGCTCTCGCCGACCGCCGCGTGCTCGAGGCCGCCCTGCGCCACCTCTGCTCCCTGCTGGCGGCGTCGCACGCGGTGGTGATCCTCGACGACGCGCACCTGGCGGACCGGGAGTCGGTCGACCTCCTGGCGCCGATGTTCCGACCGCCCCAGGAGGCGGCCGGCATCGCTCTCGTCGTCGCGCGCGAACTGGACGCCGGCGGACCGGTGACCTCGTGGAAGGTGGTCTTCACCGCGGCCCAGCTCGCGCTCCTCCCTCCCCTCGGACCGGCGGCGGTCGCCGCCGTCCTCGCCGACGCCGACATCGACGGCCTGACCCCGACCGAGGCGGCCGAGATCGCCGCGGAGAGCGGCGGCAACCCGTCCTGGGCGATCGACCTCGCGATGGCCCGCCGGACGGGGGAGCCGCGGCCGAGGGCCTCCGCGTCCCGCGCCGTCGCGTCGACGATCGAGCGGATCTCCCGGCTCCCGGAGGCCGTCCGCGAGCTCCTGGTCGCGACCGCTCTGATGCGGACGGGGAGCGTCGACGTGCTCCTCCAGGTCTCCGGTCAGCAGGAGCAGGCGCTCGCCGAGGCCGTGCGGCTCGGCGTCCTCAGCGTCACGGGCGACGGAGTGTCGGTCCGGACGCCGCTGCTGCGGACCGCGGTGACCGAGACGACGCCGGTGGGCGTCCGGCGCGCCCTGCACGCGAAGCTGGCCCAGACGGCCCTCCCCGCCGAGCAGCGGCTCGAGCACCGCGACGACGCCCTCCCGCCCGGTCCGGAACCGGAGCTGGCGGCGGAGCTGCGGACCGCGTCCGATCGGGCCCGGCGCATCGGGACGAGCTCCGACGCTCTCCGGCTGGCGCTGCGCGCGCTCGCCCGGGCGGAACCGGGTTCGACCGCGCACGTCGACACGGTGCTGCACGCGGCGCAGATCGCCGGTGGGCGGGGCGAGATCGCGCTCGTCCTGCGGCTGTCCGCGATGGTCGACCCCGCGCAGCTGACGCCGTCCCGGTTCGACCGGCTCGCCGTCGTCTCCGCGGAGGCGATCGCCCAGGACCTGGGCGTCGAGGCCCTCGACCACCGCCTCGCGAACGCGCTGAGGACCTTCGAGCCGGACGACGTGCGGTCGACCGTGATCCAGGTGCTGAGGCTCGTCTGGTCCAGCGGCGAGGCCGCGGAGGTGGGCCGGGCACTGGCCGAGCGGGCCGCCGCGCTCCCTCCGGAGCTTACGCCGTACACCCTCCTCACTGCTCTGGGCGATCTCGCCTTCCGGCACCTCGATGCGGGGCAGGGGCTCTCCTCGGAGATCCTCGCGCGGACGCGGGCTCTGGAGGCGGTGAACGGCGTGCTCGACCTGAGGTCCAGCTCCGGAGCGGTCGAGGCCACCGGCGCGTACCAGGCCGACGACCTCGGCCGCTCCCGCCCCGCCCTCACGGCGTTCGTCCGCACGGCGAAGCTCGTCGGCGAGCACCGGACCACCGTGTCCGCCCTCGCGCACGCCGCGATCGTGGAGGTGCTCGCGGGACGCATCGTGCAGGCCGGGTCGCTGCTGGCCGAGGCGGAGCAGCACGCGCGCGGCCTGGTCGACCCGCCGCTGCCGCTCACGCGCGCCCGCGGGCTCGTCGCGCTCACCCGCAACGACCGCGACACCCTGGAGGAGCTGCTCGCCGGATCGGTGAGCCCGACGTCGATGATGCGCGGCGGGCTGCTGCTCCACGGGCTCGCCGGGATCGACGCCGCGTGGTCCGAGCAGTGGGACATCGCGCGGTCGGAGCTCGAGACGGCTCTCGCGCTGGCGGACGCGAAGGGCATCGTCGAGCCCGGCAGGCGGCTCTGGATCGACGTCGAGCTCGGCCGGGCGCGGGTCCACGCCGGCGATCTGGAGGGAGCGGAGGCGCTCGCCCGGCACCTCGCCGGACTCGACGAGCCGCACCGGCGCCCGCACGCTCACGGCCAGGCGCTCCGGCTCCGGGCGCTCGTCGCGATGCGCTCGGGCGAGCCCGCCGAGGCCCTGCGCCTGGCGGACGACGCGGTCGACTTCCTGCGCCGCAGCGGATTCGCGCCCGAGCTGGCGCGGGCGCAGCTCGACCGCGCCGAGCTGCTCGTCGCCGGGGGCAGGAGCGCCCGGGCGCGCACCGTGCTGGCCGAGGTCGCCACGTCGCGCGCGCACGCCGACGACCCCCGGATCGCCGCGAGGACCCTCCAGCTGACGGAGACCGTCGACGCGGTGG
This window harbors:
- a CDS encoding LuxR family transcriptional regulator, whose amino-acid sequence is MTPGALEDPEGPDRIAPERRALLQRMVRVAGERGGRLALVGEPGVGKTTMLEALARRVRHDRVVLLIRFDEGAVGPFAAVRSLLRLVPDRLHRALPSGYRAVLERLLVVDPPALADRRVLEAALRHLCSLLAASHAVVILDDAHLADRESVDLLAPMFRPPQEAAGIALVVARELDAGGPVTSWKVVFTAAQLALLPPLGPAAVAAVLADADIDGLTPTEAAEIAAESGGNPSWAIDLAMARRTGEPRPRASASRAVASTIERISRLPEAVRELLVATALMRTGSVDVLLQVSGQQEQALAEAVRLGVLSVTGDGVSVRTPLLRTAVTETTPVGVRRALHAKLAQTALPAEQRLEHRDDALPPGPEPELAAELRTASDRARRIGTSSDALRLALRALARAEPGSTAHVDTVLHAAQIAGGRGEIALVLRLSAMVDPAQLTPSRFDRLAVVSAEAIAQDLGVEALDHRLANALRTFEPDDVRSTVIQVLRLVWSSGEAAEVGRALAERAAALPPELTPYTLLTALGDLAFRHLDAGQGLSSEILARTRALEAVNGVLDLRSSSGAVEATGAYQADDLGRSRPALTAFVRTAKLVGEHRTTVSALAHAAIVEVLAGRIVQAGSLLAEAEQHARGLVDPPLPLTRARGLVALTRNDRDTLEELLAGSVSPTSMMRGGLLLHGLAGIDAAWSEQWDIARSELETALALADAKGIVEPGRRLWIDVELGRARVHAGDLEGAEALARHLAGLDEPHRRPHAHGQALRLRALVAMRSGEPAEALRLADDAVDFLRRSGFAPELARAQLDRAELLVAGGRSARARTVLAEVATSRAHADDPRIAARTLQLTETVDAVDGRALLTTAEARVADAAASGLTNREIAEQLFLGVRTVETHLAHAYRKMGVRTRTQLALALNGLGQEGATGL